A window of Tatumella citrea genomic DNA:
AGGATTTGCAAAGTCATCTGGAAACTCATTTAAGTACCGAAAATCCGGTGCTGATTATGGGGGATATGAATATCAGTTGTACCGACAAAGACATCGGTATTGGAGAAGACAACCGCAAACGTTGGCTGAGAACCGGAAAATGCTCATTCCTTCCGGAAGAACGCGAATGGATGGATAAATTGTTAGGCTGGGGTCTGACAGATACATGGCGCGCAGCTAATCCACAGGTGGAAGATCGTTTCTCATGGTTTGACTACCGTTCAAAAGGCTTTGATGACAACCGTGGTCTGCGTATCGATTTGCTGTTGGCCAGCCAGCCTTTGGCATCCAGATGCGTTGCCACTGGTATCGACTATGATATCCGCAGTATGGAAAAACCTTCTGACCATGCTCCTGTCTGGGCTGAATTCAAACTCTGATCAGTTGTTTGCCGGAATATCGCTGAGTCTTAACGGCTCAGCGGTTTCCAGATCAGAGGTTCCGTTCCTGTAACATTCTGCTCGCGGCTGCACTGTATCAACACCGGTCCTGCCTTAATCACCGCACCTTCAGAATAACGCTGACTATTATAGAAACAGACCCGGTCGCTATTCTGCCAGTCTGCACGACCTGTTTGTCCAACAGACATAATTTGCCCTGTATCAATATCCAGCCGGACCGCCCCCCGGCTGTTGGCATCGACCGAACAGAATGCAGAAAAACAACAGAATCCAGCTGAAATCAGCACTAAACAGCGCATATT
This region includes:
- the xthA gene encoding exodeoxyribonuclease III, with translation MKFVSFNINGLRARPHQLAALVENLQPDVIGLQETKVHDDMFPLEEVLKLGYHVFYHGQKGHYGVALLTKAEPVSVQRGFLTDDEDAQRRIIMAEIPSPIGNITVINGYFPQGESRDHPIKFPAKDKFYQDLQSHLETHLSTENPVLIMGDMNISCTDKDIGIGEDNRKRWLRTGKCSFLPEEREWMDKLLGWGLTDTWRAANPQVEDRFSWFDYRSKGFDDNRGLRIDLLLASQPLASRCVATGIDYDIRSMEKPSDHAPVWAEFKL
- a CDS encoding DUF1496 domain-containing protein, with the translated sequence MRCLVLISAGFCCFSAFCSVDANSRGAVRLDIDTGQIMSVGQTGRADWQNSDRVCFYNSQRYSEGAVIKAGPVLIQCSREQNVTGTEPLIWKPLSR